Proteins co-encoded in one Perca flavescens isolate YP-PL-M2 chromosome 11, PFLA_1.0, whole genome shotgun sequence genomic window:
- the LOC114563926 gene encoding uncharacterized protein LOC114563926 isoform X6, whose product MTSTMISALMAWVCICLTLARLNNAGGHRDAHGRLAGQGELSDGNKQQFEAGPEDAADRSTPAPVWRFLQGTGKTPEISDFNQPQFRCSNGTLTLRFSPTRYTNLNLEDGTLLLSLPDRCHGSIHVYRQYLLVKLPYTGCYTATQAEEGKLQLHYFDNLLQKNMVGMAVCENPGMSPLVTCGTTSITVKLPRETKLKEVKELDYFVNEAYSVRQQKTPNALFVEISKLPDQDSGFEIVYLDSTGKLCTKLAICYQEKLRHRVKRALEEPDFEETPVEQFDLVHSRKDTGLRKDTGLRKDTGLRKDTGLRKDTGLRKDTGLRKDTGLRKDTGLRKDTGLRKDTGLRKDTGLRKDTGLRKDTGLPDTGLPDTGLPDTGLPDTGLPDTGLPDTGLPDTGLPDTGLPDTGLPDTGLPDTGLPDTGLPDTGLPDTGLPDTGLPDTGYEELWGIEDIPDEAYDEITTPTAPTITTKNSTKT is encoded by the exons ATGACTTCTACCATGATTTCTGCTCTGATGGCTTGGGTTTGTATCTGTCTAACACTAGCCCGGCTCAACAATGCAGGAGGTCACCGAGACGCACACGGAAGGTTGGCCGGCCAGGGCGAGCTTTCTGACGGCAACAAGCAGCAGTTTGAGGCGGGTCCAGAAGACGCGGCCGACCGAAGCACCCCAGCGCCGGTTTGGCGTTTCCTCCAAG GGACTGGAAAAACTCCTGAAATATCCGACTTCAACCAGCCACAGTTCCGCTGCAGTAATGGAACACTTACCCTGCGCTTTTCACCCACCCGATACACCAATCTGAATCTAGAAG ATGGGACTCTGTTGTTGTCTCTGCCTGACAGGTGTCACGGTTCAATTCATGTCTATAGACAGTATCTGCTGGTGAAGCTTCCCTATACTGGCTGCTACACTGCAACACAG GCTGAAGAGGGCAAATTGCAACTGCATTATTTTGACAACCTGCTGCAGAAGAACATGGTAGGCATGGCTGTCTGTGAGAATCCAGGAATGTCCCCACTGGTGACTTGTGGAACAACAAGTATCACTGTGAAGCTGCCTCGTGAAACAAAACTAAAGGAGGTTAAAGAGCTTG ATTATTTCGTTAATGAAGCCTACTCTGTGAGACAACAGAAGACCCCCAATGCTTTGTTTGTCGAAATATCAAAGTTGCCAGACCAG GATTCTGGATTTGAAATAGTTTATTTGGATTCTACTGGGAAACTCTGCACAAAGCTGGCTATTTGTTACCAAGAGAAGTTGAGGCATCGTGTCAAGAGAGCGCTAGAGGAACCAGACTTTGAAGAGACTCCTGTTGAACAATTTGATCTGGTGCACTCGAGGAAGGACACTGGCTTGAGGAAGGACACTGGCTTGAGGAAGGACACTGGCTTGAGGAAGGACACTGGCTTGAGGAAGGACACTGGCTTGAGGAAGGACACTGGCTTGAGGAAGGACACTGGCTTGAGGAAGGACACTGGCTTGAGGAAGGACACTGGCTTGAGGAAGGACACTGGCTTGAGGAAGGACACTGGCTTGAGGAAGGACACTGGCTTGAGGAAGGACACTGGCTTGCCGGACACTGGCTTGCCTGACACTGGCTTGCCTGACACTGGCTTGCCTGACACTGGCTTGCCTGACACTGGCTTGCCTGACACTGGCTTGCCTGACACTGGCTTGCCTGACACTGGCTTGCCTGACACTGGCTTGCCTGACACTGGCTTGCCTGACACTGGCTTGCCTGACACTGGCTTGCCTGACACTGGCTTGCCTGACACTGGCTTGCCTGACACTGGCTTGCCTGACACTGGCTATGAAGAATTGTGGGGAATTGAAGACATTCCTGATGAGGCATACGATGAGATTACTACCCCAACCGCCCCCACAATCACGACCAAAAACTCAACCAAGACCTAA